A single region of the Ictalurus punctatus breed USDA103 chromosome 17, Coco_2.0, whole genome shotgun sequence genome encodes:
- the p2rx8 gene encoding purinergic receptor P2X, ligand-gated ion channel, 8 isoform X1, producing MAPFDLKGVFLSAFDYKTEKYVIAKNKKVGVLYRLIQLSIIGYIIGWVFVMKKGYQEEEESLQSSVITKVKGVTFTNTAGSEPWLWGPEDYVIPQQGEAVLFITTNFITTPNQKLGYCAESVKVLDGQCRGNEDCTEGDTVIAGHGIKTGRCLKKDRNSTGTCEIYGWCPIERSNRPDAPLLGKAENFTIYIKNFIRFPKFDFSKSNVLETADDAYLKNCSYDKLAHPYCPIFRLGDVVQRTGHDFQDLAVLGGAIGILIEWHCDLDKGYSACHPSYSFTRLDVNTTASAISSGYNFRYARYFKNADGETHRTLFKVYGIRFDIMVHGKAGKFNIIPTIINIGSGLALMGAGAFFCDMVLLYMMEKSTLYRKRKFETDNKYGTQTPTPKNGNNNRESTDMSEVAVKQPPELEQLTHQEQQIYPKDKGTKSCDST from the exons ATGGCACCGTTCGACTTGAaaggtgtttttctttctgcGTTTGATTACAAGACAGAAAAATACGTCATCGCCAAAAACAAGAAAGTCGGCGTCCTCTATCGACTCATACAGCTATCAATAATCGGTTATATAATCGG GTGGGTGTTTGTGATGAAGAAAGGCTATCAAGAGGAGGAAGAATCTCTGCAGAGTTCAGTCATAACTAAAGTGAAAGGGGTCACGTTCACGAACACGGCAGGCTCCGAACCCTGGCTTTGGGGTCCTGAAGATTATGTCATCCCACAACAG GGTGAAGCTGTGCTCTTCATTACCACAAATTTTATCACAACCCCAAACCAGAAATTAGGATACTGTGCTGAG AGTGTTAAGGTGCTTGACGGTCAATGCCGTGGGAATGAAGACTGCACAGAAGGAGACACTGTAATAGCTGGCCATG GAATTAAGACAGGACGCTGCTTAAAGAAAGACCGGAACTCTACAGGTACCTGTGAAATATACGGCTGGTGCCCCATTGAACGAAGCAACCGACCAGa TGCGCCTTTGTTAGGAAAAgctgaaaacttcaccatatacATAAAGAACTTCATCAGATTCCCCAAGTTTGACTTCTCAAA GTCAAATGTTTTGGAGACGGCAGATGACGCGTATCTGAAGAACTGTTCATATGATAAGCTCGCTCATCCTTACTGCCCCATATTCCGGCTTGGTGATGTAGTCCAGAGAACTGGACATGATTTTCAAGACCTGGCCGTGCTG GGAGGAGCAATAGGAATCCTAATAGAGTGGCACTGTGACCTGGATAAAGGATACTCAGCTTGCCACCCGAGCTACAGTTTCACGCGACTGGATGTGAATACTACAGCCAGTGCAATCTCATCAGGGTACAACTTCag ATATGCACGGTATTTCAAAAATGCTGACGGAGAGACCCACAGGACACTTTTTAAGGTGTATGGGATTCGCTTCGACATAATGGTTCACGGCAAG GCTGGAAAGTTCAATATAATTCCCACGATCATAAACATAGGCTCGGGTCTTGCGTTAATGGGTGCT GGGGCGTTTTTCTGTGACATGGTCCTTCTCTACATGATGGAGAAAAGCACCCTGTACAGGAAGAGGAAATTTGAAACAGATAATAAGTATGGCACACAAACACCAACCCCAAA GAATGGAAATAACAACAGGGAGAGTACAGACATGTCTGAGGTGGCTGTGAAACAGCCACCAGAGCTGGAGCAACTCACACACCAGGAACAACAGATTTACCCAAAGGACAAAGGGACAAAATCATGTGACTCTACATAA
- the txndc17 gene encoding thioredoxin domain-containing protein 17 isoform X1, with the protein MARYEEVSVHGYEEFCNAVSERKGKDVFVYFSGDKDEQGTSWCPDCVKAEPVVRGEMAHLREGSVFIYCQVGDRPYWKDPKNDFKKNLKLSGVPTLLRYGTPQKLVEEECFKADLVRMMFTED; encoded by the exons ATGGCTAGGTATGAAGAAGTCAGTGTCCACGGTTATGAAGAATTTTGCAATGCTGTGTctgagagaaaaggaaaagacgTCTTTGTGTACTTCAGTGGCGACAAAGATGAGCAAGGGACAAGCTGGTGTCCAGACTGTGTGAAAG CTGAGCCTGTGGTTCGTGGGGAAATGGCTCATCTTCGTGAAGGCTCGGTCTTCATTTACTGCCAAGTGGGAGACCGACCATA CTGGAAAGATCCGAAGAACGACTTTAAGAAGAATCTTAAACTCTCTGGAGTTCCTACTCTCCTACGCTACGGCACA CCGCAGaagctggtggaggaagagTGTTTCAAAGCGGACCTGGTGCGCATGATGTTCACGGAAGATTAA
- the txndc17 gene encoding thioredoxin domain-containing protein 17 isoform X2 yields MARYEEVSVHGYEEFCNAVSERKGKDVFVYFSGDKDEQGTSWCPDCVKAEPVVRGEMAHLREGSVFIYCQVGDRPYWKDPKNDFKKNLKLSGVPTLLRYGTCVIRFL; encoded by the exons ATGGCTAGGTATGAAGAAGTCAGTGTCCACGGTTATGAAGAATTTTGCAATGCTGTGTctgagagaaaaggaaaagacgTCTTTGTGTACTTCAGTGGCGACAAAGATGAGCAAGGGACAAGCTGGTGTCCAGACTGTGTGAAAG CTGAGCCTGTGGTTCGTGGGGAAATGGCTCATCTTCGTGAAGGCTCGGTCTTCATTTACTGCCAAGTGGGAGACCGACCATA CTGGAAAGATCCGAAGAACGACTTTAAGAAGAATCTTAAACTCTCTGGAGTTCCTACTCTCCTACGCTACGGCACA TGTGTTATACGTTTTCTCTAG
- the p2rx8 gene encoding purinergic receptor P2X, ligand-gated ion channel, 8 isoform X2, with amino-acid sequence MAPFDLKGVFLSAFDYKTEKYVIAKNKKVGVLYRLIQLSIIGYIIGWVFVMKKGYQEEEESLQSSVITKVKGVTFTNTAGSEPWLWGPEDYVIPQQGEAVLFITTNFITTPNQKLGYCAESVKVLDGQCRGNEDCTEGDTVIAGHGIKTGRCLKKDRNSTGTCEIYGWCPIERSNRPDAPLLGKAENFTIYIKNFIRFPKFDFSKSNVLETADDAYLKNCSYDKLAHPYCPIFRLGDVVQRTGHDFQDLAVLGGAIGILIEWHCDLDKGYSACHPSYSFTRLDVNTTASAISSGYNFRYARYFKNADGETHRTLFKVYGIRFDIMVHGKAGKFNIIPTIINIGSGLALMGAGAFFCDMVLLYMMEKSTLYRKRKFETDNKNGNNNRESTDMSEVAVKQPPELEQLTHQEQQIYPKDKGTKSCDST; translated from the exons ATGGCACCGTTCGACTTGAaaggtgtttttctttctgcGTTTGATTACAAGACAGAAAAATACGTCATCGCCAAAAACAAGAAAGTCGGCGTCCTCTATCGACTCATACAGCTATCAATAATCGGTTATATAATCGG GTGGGTGTTTGTGATGAAGAAAGGCTATCAAGAGGAGGAAGAATCTCTGCAGAGTTCAGTCATAACTAAAGTGAAAGGGGTCACGTTCACGAACACGGCAGGCTCCGAACCCTGGCTTTGGGGTCCTGAAGATTATGTCATCCCACAACAG GGTGAAGCTGTGCTCTTCATTACCACAAATTTTATCACAACCCCAAACCAGAAATTAGGATACTGTGCTGAG AGTGTTAAGGTGCTTGACGGTCAATGCCGTGGGAATGAAGACTGCACAGAAGGAGACACTGTAATAGCTGGCCATG GAATTAAGACAGGACGCTGCTTAAAGAAAGACCGGAACTCTACAGGTACCTGTGAAATATACGGCTGGTGCCCCATTGAACGAAGCAACCGACCAGa TGCGCCTTTGTTAGGAAAAgctgaaaacttcaccatatacATAAAGAACTTCATCAGATTCCCCAAGTTTGACTTCTCAAA GTCAAATGTTTTGGAGACGGCAGATGACGCGTATCTGAAGAACTGTTCATATGATAAGCTCGCTCATCCTTACTGCCCCATATTCCGGCTTGGTGATGTAGTCCAGAGAACTGGACATGATTTTCAAGACCTGGCCGTGCTG GGAGGAGCAATAGGAATCCTAATAGAGTGGCACTGTGACCTGGATAAAGGATACTCAGCTTGCCACCCGAGCTACAGTTTCACGCGACTGGATGTGAATACTACAGCCAGTGCAATCTCATCAGGGTACAACTTCag ATATGCACGGTATTTCAAAAATGCTGACGGAGAGACCCACAGGACACTTTTTAAGGTGTATGGGATTCGCTTCGACATAATGGTTCACGGCAAG GCTGGAAAGTTCAATATAATTCCCACGATCATAAACATAGGCTCGGGTCTTGCGTTAATGGGTGCT GGGGCGTTTTTCTGTGACATGGTCCTTCTCTACATGATGGAGAAAAGCACCCTGTACAGGAAGAGGAAATTTGAAACAGATAATAA GAATGGAAATAACAACAGGGAGAGTACAGACATGTCTGAGGTGGCTGTGAAACAGCCACCAGAGCTGGAGCAACTCACACACCAGGAACAACAGATTTACCCAAAGGACAAAGGGACAAAATCATGTGACTCTACATAA
- the p2rx8 gene encoding purinergic receptor P2X, ligand-gated ion channel, 8 isoform X3, whose product MKKGYQEEEESLQSSVITKVKGVTFTNTAGSEPWLWGPEDYVIPQQGEAVLFITTNFITTPNQKLGYCAESVKVLDGQCRGNEDCTEGDTVIAGHGIKTGRCLKKDRNSTGTCEIYGWCPIERSNRPDAPLLGKAENFTIYIKNFIRFPKFDFSKSNVLETADDAYLKNCSYDKLAHPYCPIFRLGDVVQRTGHDFQDLAVLGGAIGILIEWHCDLDKGYSACHPSYSFTRLDVNTTASAISSGYNFRYARYFKNADGETHRTLFKVYGIRFDIMVHGKAGKFNIIPTIINIGSGLALMGAGAFFCDMVLLYMMEKSTLYRKRKFETDNKYGTQTPTPKNGNNNRESTDMSEVAVKQPPELEQLTHQEQQIYPKDKGTKSCDST is encoded by the exons ATGAAGAAAGGCTATCAAGAGGAGGAAGAATCTCTGCAGAGTTCAGTCATAACTAAAGTGAAAGGGGTCACGTTCACGAACACGGCAGGCTCCGAACCCTGGCTTTGGGGTCCTGAAGATTATGTCATCCCACAACAG GGTGAAGCTGTGCTCTTCATTACCACAAATTTTATCACAACCCCAAACCAGAAATTAGGATACTGTGCTGAG AGTGTTAAGGTGCTTGACGGTCAATGCCGTGGGAATGAAGACTGCACAGAAGGAGACACTGTAATAGCTGGCCATG GAATTAAGACAGGACGCTGCTTAAAGAAAGACCGGAACTCTACAGGTACCTGTGAAATATACGGCTGGTGCCCCATTGAACGAAGCAACCGACCAGa TGCGCCTTTGTTAGGAAAAgctgaaaacttcaccatatacATAAAGAACTTCATCAGATTCCCCAAGTTTGACTTCTCAAA GTCAAATGTTTTGGAGACGGCAGATGACGCGTATCTGAAGAACTGTTCATATGATAAGCTCGCTCATCCTTACTGCCCCATATTCCGGCTTGGTGATGTAGTCCAGAGAACTGGACATGATTTTCAAGACCTGGCCGTGCTG GGAGGAGCAATAGGAATCCTAATAGAGTGGCACTGTGACCTGGATAAAGGATACTCAGCTTGCCACCCGAGCTACAGTTTCACGCGACTGGATGTGAATACTACAGCCAGTGCAATCTCATCAGGGTACAACTTCag ATATGCACGGTATTTCAAAAATGCTGACGGAGAGACCCACAGGACACTTTTTAAGGTGTATGGGATTCGCTTCGACATAATGGTTCACGGCAAG GCTGGAAAGTTCAATATAATTCCCACGATCATAAACATAGGCTCGGGTCTTGCGTTAATGGGTGCT GGGGCGTTTTTCTGTGACATGGTCCTTCTCTACATGATGGAGAAAAGCACCCTGTACAGGAAGAGGAAATTTGAAACAGATAATAAGTATGGCACACAAACACCAACCCCAAA GAATGGAAATAACAACAGGGAGAGTACAGACATGTCTGAGGTGGCTGTGAAACAGCCACCAGAGCTGGAGCAACTCACACACCAGGAACAACAGATTTACCCAAAGGACAAAGGGACAAAATCATGTGACTCTACATAA